A segment of the Tautonia rosea genome:
GGACGGCCGAGGCGATGTCGGTCGTCACGGTGCCGGAGCGAGGCGAGGGCATCAGGCCCCGGGGGCCGAGCACGCGGCCCAGCGGGCCGACGATTCCCATGACGTCGGGCGTGGCCAGGGCCACGTCGAAGTCCATGACCCCGTTCTTGATCTGCTGGGCCAGGTCGTCGGCTCCGACGAGGTCGGCGCCAGCTTCCCGGGCTTTCTCGGCATTATCGCCCTGGGCGAAGACGGCCACGCGCACGCTCTTACCGATGCCGTGCGGCAAGGCGACCGAACCGCGGACGTTCTGGTCGCTTTGGCGGGGGTCGATGCCCAGGTTGGTCGAGACCTCGACCGACTGGTCGAACTTCGTGGTGCCGAACGTTTTCAGCGCCTTGACGGCCTCTTCCAGCGAGATTGGCCCCGAGGGGGTTTGCTGCAAGAGGGCGCGGAAGCGCTTCGAATGCTTGGGCACTGTCGCTCTCCGTAAGGTTCGGAAAAGCTGCCGCCCCTCGGTCGTCATCGGTCGAAGATCGACGGACGACGCCGGGACACCCGTGGCCCTCCGAGGGCCGTCTCCGGCGGGCGGTCGCGCCGGAAGCGGGTGGGCCGAGCACGCATCGGGCCGTGCTCGGCCGGTGGTTCCTTCACACGATCACGGTCATCCCCGGAAAGCCGAGGCTGCGGGCCTCGGTGCCGGTGGGGGCCGTTGATCGAGGGGGGAGGATCGAA
Coding sequences within it:
- the rplA gene encoding 50S ribosomal protein L1, with the protein product MPKHSKRFRALLQQTPSGPISLEEAVKALKTFGTTKFDQSVEVSTNLGIDPRQSDQNVRGSVALPHGIGKSVRVAVFAQGDNAEKAREAGADLVGADDLAQQIKNGVMDFDVALATPDVMGIVGPLGRVLGPRGLMPSPRSGTVTTDIASAVREFKAGKIEFRNDKGGNVAAPVGKLSFDDQRLIENIQAFLTHLKSVKPAAAKGQYIRSVTISATMSPGIRVVA